Proteins from one Triticum aestivum cultivar Chinese Spring chromosome 7A, IWGSC CS RefSeq v2.1, whole genome shotgun sequence genomic window:
- the LOC123150572 gene encoding uncharacterized protein — MATKAPEPPTVLDSDRIEASMSAAPSFRSSPLRCLVHVKACQIAEPPPLLCRCNRRRPPWQPEAWSFAATATSMDPDRRLGVPRRQALTCSEPFPRSSDLPASSVAAIKPATPARAVPVRCQLHPASASSARSPPWRTEPLRRSGARHQACRRQVPRRRQPCPPSAALYLTPPLLFLLFRDEGSSARLLIRVDRHTAPGLLSLKRQQAQSPPLSRATAHG, encoded by the exons ATGGCCACCAAAGCGCCCGAGCCTCCCACAGTGCTCGATTCAGATCGGATCGAGGCCTCCATGAGCGCAGCCCCGAGCTTCCGATCGAGTCCCCTCCGCTGCCTCGTCCACGTCAAAGCCTGCCAGATCGCCGAACCACCGCCTCTGCTGTGTCGCTG CAACAGGAGACGACCACCATGGCAGCCCGAGGCATGGAGCTTCGCCGCGACAGCGACCTCCATGGACCCCGACCGCCGACTCGGAGTTCCTCGCCGCCAAGCTTTGACCTGCTCGGAGCCGTTCCCCAGGTCGTCGGACCTCCCTGCAAGCTCTGTCGCCGCCATCAAACCTGCTACCCCTGCACGCGCGGTCCCTGTTCGTTGCCAGCTTCACCCTGCCTCTGCTTCGAGTGCGCGGTCGCCGCCTTGGAGAACCGAGCCCCTGCGTCGATCTGGCGCTCGCCATCAAGCCTGCCGTCGCCAAGTCCCACGTCGCCGGCAGCCATGTCCGCCGTCCGCCGCTCTGTACCTCACGCCCCCGTTGCTGTTTCTGCTTTTCAGAGACGAGGGCAGCAGCGCTCGCCTGCTCATACGTGTTGACCGCCACACCGCGCCTGGGCTGCTTTCCCTCAAGCGCCAGCAGGCCCAATCCCCTCCACTGAGCCGGGCCACGGCCCATGGGTGA